The sequence below is a genomic window from Anaerocolumna chitinilytica.
AATGGTGGTCGGTTCGTACCTGTTAGCTAAGTATAAAGGTTTAACTTGTATTATTGATAATCTAAAATCATATATTAAGGCAATATTTCATTTTCTAGCTTTTCTTTTGTACTTCTATCCATCTGGATTCTGTCAAACTTAGACCATACTCCGGCATACAGGATATTTCGCAAAATATCTGCATTTAACAGTATGGGAAGCTTCTCAAATTCTCTGGCACAATCTGACATCATAAGATTTAGAATTTCCCTCTTGTCTACTTCCTTTTCCTGCAGCAAAAAGGGGTTATAACTACCGCTCTTACTATCCTTCTCCGTATCCTCACTGGCATCGCACAGATAGATGAACTTTCCAAGATAAAAGCCTACTTTTTTCAAAGTATCCGCCCATTCATCTTTTTTGTATTGAAAGATTTCACCTAACATCTCCCCGGTAAGACCTGCTGCCGTATCAAGATTCGGTTCCTTCTTCTTTTCACATTCCGTAAGAACTTCCATGTAGTGAGATACCGCATTGGTCTGCCTGGGGTATTTCTTTATCAACTTATGATAATTTCTTTCCAGCATTTTGGCAAGAGAAAGTTTACTAAAATCTTTATCATCCCGCCAGTCATCCATCAGGTTATGATATGCTAATATTATATTCATGTCAGCGGCATATTCTGTTATCTCATTCAACCGCATTGGATGTTTTCTCCCCGGATGTGCAATGCAGCGGTGCGCCTCTCCCTTTTCCTCCGGTTCATAGAGACCGCTGAGTAAGACTATGAGAAAGGTCATATCAAAAGTTAAAGTCGCTTGTCCAAGCATTCCGTACTTATGCTTTAATACATTGCACAGACCACAATAATAAGAATGATATCTCTCATAATCTTTTATTTTCATTTCCGGTTTATTAATGGTTACATAACCAAACATTCTGCTATCTCACCTTACTCTTTCACTAACTTTTACGAATAAATTCCGCGTGACACTTTGGACAGGTTATACAGATCTTTCCTTTTCCCTTGGGAATCCTTATCTTCTGCTTACAGGTAGGACACCTGTATATATGATATTTTTTGTGCTGCTCACCTTGTCCCTTTAAATTCTTAAACAAACTTAAAAATCTATCTTTTTGAAATATAAATTTCTGGTTTTCATTATATCTCTTATTGATATTTCTTGAAAACATTCTAACATAACAAATGATTAAAATTAAGAATGAAATTGAAGAAAGAATACTGCTTCTTACAAAGGTAGACAATAGCATAACAATAATACCCGTCCAAATAAGAAATTGTCCTAACTGGTCCATCCCATATCTGCCAATCATAAACTGTCTGAATTTTTCTTTCATCTTATTTTACCAATTACCGCCACTCGTTCTTAGAAGGAGAATGTGGCATCCTTTCTTTTCTAT
It includes:
- a CDS encoding DUF5685 family protein, whose amino-acid sequence is MFGYVTINKPEMKIKDYERYHSYYCGLCNVLKHKYGMLGQATLTFDMTFLIVLLSGLYEPEEKGEAHRCIAHPGRKHPMRLNEITEYAADMNIILAYHNLMDDWRDDKDFSKLSLAKMLERNYHKLIKKYPRQTNAVSHYMEVLTECEKKKEPNLDTAAGLTGEMLGEIFQYKKDEWADTLKKVGFYLGKFIYLCDASEDTEKDSKSGSYNPFLLQEKEVDKREILNLMMSDCAREFEKLPILLNADILRNILYAGVWSKFDRIQMDRSTKEKLENEILP